One part of the Streptomyces lydicus genome encodes these proteins:
- a CDS encoding S1 family peptidase: MRSYRKLLKRSTAVGAITLAAFSLQPGSAGAAPAPDPSGSVHTKVVGGTKADQGEFPFMVRLSMGCGGALYTKDIVLTAAHCVDGSGDNTSITATAGVVDLQDSAAVKVNSTKVLQAPGYNGKGKDWALIKLAKPLDQPTLKIAEDTKLNNGDFTIAGWGADKEGGDQQRYLLKATVPFVDDAACQKAYGDQLTPGDEICAGKVDTGGVDTCQGDSGGPMFRKDDAGQWLQVGIVSWGDGCARPGKPGVYSEVSTFAADIKKAAGELGG; this comes from the coding sequence TTGCGCAGCTACCGGAAGCTCCTCAAGAGAAGCACCGCCGTCGGCGCGATCACCCTGGCCGCCTTCAGCCTCCAGCCCGGCTCGGCCGGCGCCGCCCCCGCCCCGGACCCGTCCGGCTCCGTCCACACCAAGGTCGTCGGCGGCACCAAGGCCGACCAGGGTGAATTCCCCTTCATGGTCCGGCTGTCGATGGGCTGCGGCGGCGCCCTCTACACCAAGGACATCGTGCTCACCGCGGCGCACTGCGTCGACGGCAGCGGCGACAACACCTCCATCACCGCCACCGCCGGCGTGGTGGACCTCCAGGACTCCGCCGCCGTCAAGGTGAACTCCACCAAGGTCCTGCAGGCGCCCGGCTACAACGGCAAGGGCAAGGACTGGGCGCTGATCAAGCTCGCCAAGCCGCTGGACCAGCCGACGCTGAAGATCGCCGAGGACACCAAGCTGAACAACGGCGACTTCACCATCGCCGGCTGGGGCGCCGACAAGGAAGGCGGCGACCAGCAGCGCTACCTGCTCAAGGCGACCGTGCCGTTCGTCGACGACGCCGCCTGCCAGAAGGCGTACGGCGACCAGCTGACCCCCGGCGACGAGATCTGCGCCGGCAAGGTGGACACCGGCGGCGTCGACACCTGCCAGGGCGACTCCGGCGGCCCGATGTTCCGCAAGGACGACGCCGGCCAGTGGCTCCAGGTCGGCATCGTCTCCTGGGGCGACGGCTGCGCACGGCCCGGCAAGCCCGGTGTCTACAGCGAGGTGAGCACCTTCGCCGCGGACATCAAGAAGGCCGCCGGCGAACTCGGCGGCTGA
- a CDS encoding endo-alpha-N-acetylgalactosaminidase family protein, translating into MNEQTGAPRGPSRRKVVAATALAPVAGALPLGARPAEAASRTGEAVLRSDALEVRVDTAFPRIVSYTDRGTGAVLYGQDTPVTRVLIDDVPHTPDVSHRVRADRAGYLLRFDGGTTIEVEIAVRGWTTTWRVTALTDTPALRVGTLEIPGLALLGVRSGPPGAALLAARIELDKAKSGDTLVQVTDATPAEPAPTGCAYAVVATGELAAGIETNTVYDKPSTATTWENGRLWRQTVRGDGFVKAQLVPGQWTHRAAGQPVEATEPLPYATVIVTRDRNGDGTADWQDGAIALRDIMVMPLGADTQHLRVVPHIPFNFASQATNPFLATLDNVKRIALATDGLRQFTLLKGYQSEGHDSAHPDYGGNYNERAGGLADLNTLLRAGKKWHSDFAVHVNATESYPVAHAFSETLVDKTDKQWDWLDQSYRIDARRDLVSGDIAARFARLRKETDPALTTLYLDVFRESGWNSDRLQRHLRDQGWQVTSEWGHGLERSSLWSHWANETDYGPDTSRGINSRLIRFLRNHHKDVFANKWPTLLGSGRMGNFEGWVGKTDWNAFHAIIWTDALPAKYLQAYPIRTWGAHEITFEGPTRTSVSDAGGTRKITTDGRLVYDDGTYLLPWEPRRATDPGKLYHYNPRGGTTRWELPRGWSAARAVYAYRLTDQGRTQEERLPVSDGRVTLTAAPGVAYVVHRDRAPAQGDPGWGEGTPLRDPGFHSGTLDAWRTTGPAAVERSELGDHELVIGAGGAATVAQRLGRLAPGHYAASVQIEVGRTAGERRRAGLTVRTADGVTAANWTDTSTAGNYVAADRKSGTRFQRLFTRFTVPEGGGPVTLTLTAAAGAARVRFDNVRVVPTGPTGKPGTLAYEDFEHVPQGWGVFVKGDAGGSTDPRTHLAQRHAPFTQRGWNGKAVDDVIDGGQSLKSRGENTGLVHRTVPHTVRFTPGRRYRVTVRYQNETAGQYAWVTAVDEPAPRELSRTPLPVATQPATHTYEFTAPERGEAWVGLRKVGEDGTAECVLDGFEVREVRD; encoded by the coding sequence GTGAACGAACAGACAGGTGCCCCGCGCGGGCCCAGCCGCAGAAAGGTCGTCGCCGCCACCGCGCTCGCCCCGGTCGCCGGCGCCCTCCCGCTCGGCGCGCGCCCCGCCGAGGCCGCCTCCCGCACCGGCGAGGCGGTGCTGCGCTCCGACGCACTGGAGGTCCGCGTCGACACCGCCTTCCCGCGCATCGTCTCCTACACCGACCGCGGCACCGGCGCCGTCCTGTACGGCCAGGACACCCCGGTCACCCGGGTCCTGATCGACGACGTCCCGCACACCCCCGACGTCAGCCACCGCGTCCGCGCCGACCGGGCCGGCTACCTCCTCCGCTTCGACGGCGGCACCACCATCGAGGTGGAGATCGCCGTCCGCGGGTGGACCACCACCTGGCGGGTCACCGCCCTCACCGACACCCCGGCGCTGCGCGTCGGCACCCTGGAGATCCCCGGCCTCGCCCTGCTCGGCGTCCGCAGCGGCCCGCCCGGCGCGGCCCTGCTCGCCGCCCGGATCGAACTGGACAAGGCGAAGAGCGGCGACACCCTCGTCCAGGTCACCGACGCCACCCCCGCCGAGCCCGCGCCCACCGGCTGCGCCTACGCCGTCGTCGCCACCGGCGAACTCGCCGCGGGCATCGAGACCAACACCGTCTACGACAAGCCGTCCACCGCCACCACCTGGGAGAACGGCCGGCTGTGGCGGCAGACCGTGCGGGGCGACGGCTTCGTCAAGGCGCAGCTGGTCCCGGGCCAGTGGACGCACCGGGCGGCCGGGCAGCCGGTGGAGGCCACCGAGCCGCTGCCGTACGCCACCGTCATCGTCACCCGCGACCGCAACGGCGACGGCACCGCCGACTGGCAGGACGGCGCCATCGCGCTGCGCGACATCATGGTGATGCCGCTGGGCGCGGACACCCAGCACCTGCGGGTCGTCCCGCACATCCCGTTCAACTTCGCCAGCCAGGCCACCAACCCGTTCCTGGCCACCCTCGACAACGTCAAGCGGATCGCGCTGGCCACCGACGGGCTGCGGCAGTTCACCCTCCTCAAGGGCTACCAGTCCGAAGGGCACGACTCCGCCCATCCCGACTACGGCGGCAACTACAACGAGCGGGCCGGCGGCCTCGCCGACCTCAACACCCTGCTGCGCGCCGGGAAGAAGTGGCACAGCGACTTCGCGGTGCACGTCAACGCCACCGAGTCCTATCCCGTCGCGCACGCCTTCTCCGAGACGCTCGTCGACAAGACCGACAAGCAGTGGGACTGGCTCGACCAGTCGTACCGCATCGACGCCCGCCGCGACCTGGTCTCCGGCGACATCGCCGCCCGCTTCGCCCGGCTGCGCAAGGAGACCGACCCGGCCCTGACCACCCTCTACCTCGACGTCTTCCGCGAGTCGGGCTGGAACTCCGACCGCCTCCAGCGCCATCTGCGCGACCAGGGCTGGCAGGTCACCAGCGAATGGGGCCACGGACTGGAGCGCTCCTCGCTGTGGTCGCACTGGGCGAACGAGACCGACTACGGCCCGGACACCTCCCGCGGCATCAACTCCCGACTGATCCGCTTCCTGCGCAACCACCACAAGGACGTCTTCGCGAACAAGTGGCCCACGCTGCTGGGCAGCGGCCGGATGGGCAACTTCGAGGGCTGGGTCGGCAAAACCGACTGGAACGCGTTCCACGCGATCATCTGGACCGACGCGCTGCCCGCCAAGTACCTCCAGGCGTACCCGATCAGGACCTGGGGCGCGCACGAGATCACCTTCGAGGGGCCCACCCGCACCTCGGTCAGCGACGCCGGGGGCACCCGCAAGATCACCACCGACGGCCGCCTCGTCTACGACGACGGCACGTATCTGCTCCCCTGGGAGCCCCGCCGGGCCACCGACCCCGGCAAGCTCTACCACTACAACCCCCGGGGCGGGACGACCCGTTGGGAACTGCCCCGGGGCTGGTCGGCGGCGCGCGCGGTGTACGCCTACCGGCTCACCGACCAGGGCCGCACCCAGGAGGAACGCCTCCCGGTCAGCGACGGCCGGGTCACCCTCACCGCCGCACCCGGCGTGGCGTACGTCGTCCACCGGGACCGGGCCCCCGCCCAGGGCGACCCCGGCTGGGGCGAGGGCACCCCGCTGCGTGACCCCGGCTTCCACTCCGGGACCCTCGACGCCTGGCGGACCACCGGCCCCGCCGCCGTCGAACGCTCCGAACTCGGCGACCACGAGCTGGTCATCGGCGCGGGCGGGGCGGCCACCGTCGCCCAGCGCCTCGGCCGGCTCGCCCCAGGCCACTACGCCGCCTCGGTGCAGATCGAGGTCGGCCGGACGGCCGGCGAGCGGCGGCGGGCGGGCCTCACGGTCCGTACCGCCGACGGCGTCACCGCCGCCAACTGGACCGACACCTCCACCGCCGGCAACTACGTCGCCGCCGACCGCAAGTCCGGCACCCGCTTCCAGCGGCTGTTCACCCGCTTCACCGTCCCCGAGGGCGGCGGCCCGGTCACCCTCACCCTGACCGCCGCCGCGGGAGCGGCCCGGGTCCGGTTCGACAACGTCCGGGTCGTGCCCACCGGACCCACCGGGAAGCCCGGCACCCTGGCGTACGAGGACTTCGAGCACGTCCCGCAGGGCTGGGGCGTCTTCGTCAAGGGCGACGCGGGCGGCAGCACCGACCCGCGCACCCACCTCGCCCAGCGGCACGCCCCGTTCACCCAGCGCGGCTGGAACGGCAAGGCCGTCGACGACGTCATCGACGGCGGCCAGTCGCTCAAGTCACGCGGCGAGAACACCGGGCTGGTGCACCGCACCGTCCCGCACACCGTCCGTTTCACGCCCGGCCGCCGCTACCGGGTCACCGTCCGCTACCAGAACGAGACGGCCGGCCAGTACGCCTGGGTGACCGCCGTCGACGAGCCCGCACCCCGCGAGCTGAGCCGCACCCCGCTGCCCGTCGCGACCCAGCCGGCCACCCACACCTACGAGTTCACCGCACCCGAGCGGGGCGAGGCGTGGGTGGGGCTGCGCAAGGTGGGGGAGGACGGGACGGCGGAATGCGTCCTGGACGGCTTCGAGGTGCGCGAGGTGCGGGACTAG
- a CDS encoding glycoside hydrolase family 35 protein, with product MAGFAVGERDFTLDGRPVRLLSGAMHYFRVHEAQWGHRLAMLRAMGLNCVETYVPWNLHEPRPGAFRDPEALGRFLDAAGAAGLWAIVRPGPYICAEWENGGLPAWLTGPLGRRVRTRDAAYLAAVDAWFGRLLPQVVARQCTAASAPRGPGAGPVLMVQVENEYGSYGSDARYLAHLVARLRALGVRVPLFTSDGPEDHMLTGGSVPGVPATVNFGAGAREAFAALRRHQPRGPLMCAEFWCGWFTHWGAAPEPRTAGDAAAALREILECGASVNVYMAHGGSNFGGWAGANRAGELHDGELRATVTSYDYGAPVDERGRPTEKFRRFREVLAGYADGPLPEPPAPLPVLAAPVRAVLAEWAPAGAVMDALGGPETEGGGPATFEELGVDRGLVRYRVAVPGPRGRYPLRVRGLRDRAVVFVDGERRGVVDGADADLGAVAGPASVELWVGSLGRVNYGPRLGESKGITGGLLHERQYLHGVRSRGLRLDALEEAGATAAVPFRPVAGAGGAAGLYRGTLTVTGRPGDADLALPGWTHGFAWLNGFCLGRYRSVGPQHTLYVPGPVLREGDNELLLWEWEGAPAPVGEGTRAGAPGLYPCAQPRGEAPY from the coding sequence GTGGCGGGATTTGCGGTGGGCGAGCGGGACTTCACGCTGGACGGGCGGCCGGTGCGGCTGCTGTCCGGGGCGATGCACTACTTCCGGGTGCACGAGGCGCAGTGGGGCCACCGGCTCGCGATGCTGCGGGCGATGGGCCTGAACTGTGTGGAGACGTACGTGCCGTGGAACCTCCACGAGCCGCGGCCCGGTGCGTTCCGGGACCCCGAGGCGCTGGGCCGGTTCCTGGACGCGGCGGGCGCGGCGGGGCTGTGGGCGATCGTCCGGCCGGGGCCGTACATCTGCGCGGAGTGGGAGAACGGCGGGCTGCCGGCGTGGCTGACCGGGCCGCTGGGCCGGCGCGTGCGCACCCGGGACGCGGCGTATCTGGCGGCGGTGGACGCGTGGTTCGGGCGGCTGCTGCCGCAGGTGGTGGCGCGGCAGTGCACCGCGGCGTCCGCGCCGCGCGGTCCCGGCGCCGGACCGGTGCTCATGGTGCAGGTGGAGAACGAGTACGGCTCGTACGGCAGCGACGCCCGCTACCTGGCGCACCTCGTGGCGCGGCTGCGGGCGCTGGGCGTGCGGGTGCCGCTGTTCACCTCGGACGGTCCCGAGGACCACATGCTCACCGGCGGCTCGGTGCCCGGGGTGCCGGCCACCGTCAACTTCGGTGCGGGGGCCCGGGAGGCGTTCGCGGCGCTGCGCCGCCACCAGCCGCGCGGGCCGCTGATGTGCGCGGAGTTCTGGTGCGGGTGGTTCACGCACTGGGGCGCGGCACCGGAGCCGCGGACGGCCGGGGACGCGGCGGCGGCGCTGCGGGAGATCCTGGAGTGCGGGGCGTCGGTCAACGTCTACATGGCGCACGGCGGTTCGAACTTCGGCGGCTGGGCGGGCGCGAACCGGGCCGGTGAGCTGCACGACGGGGAGCTGCGGGCGACGGTCACCTCCTACGACTACGGGGCGCCGGTCGACGAACGGGGCCGGCCGACGGAGAAGTTCCGGCGGTTCCGGGAGGTGCTCGCCGGTTACGCGGACGGGCCGCTGCCCGAGCCGCCCGCGCCGCTGCCGGTGCTCGCCGCTCCGGTGCGGGCGGTGCTCGCGGAGTGGGCCCCGGCCGGGGCGGTGATGGACGCGCTGGGCGGCCCGGAGACCGAGGGCGGTGGGCCGGCGACGTTCGAGGAGCTGGGCGTGGACCGCGGGCTGGTGCGCTACCGGGTGGCGGTGCCGGGGCCGCGGGGCCGGTATCCGCTGCGGGTGCGGGGGTTGCGGGACCGGGCGGTGGTGTTCGTCGACGGGGAGCGGCGGGGCGTGGTGGACGGTGCCGACGCGGACCTCGGCGCGGTGGCGGGGCCGGCGTCGGTGGAGTTGTGGGTGGGGTCGCTGGGGCGGGTCAACTACGGGCCGCGGCTGGGCGAGTCCAAGGGCATCACGGGCGGGCTGCTGCACGAGCGGCAGTATCTGCACGGGGTGCGGTCGCGGGGCCTGCGGCTGGACGCGCTGGAGGAGGCCGGCGCGACGGCGGCGGTCCCGTTCCGCCCGGTGGCGGGGGCCGGCGGGGCCGCGGGCCTGTACCGGGGGACGCTGACGGTGACCGGGCGGCCGGGCGACGCGGACCTCGCGCTGCCGGGCTGGACGCACGGCTTCGCGTGGCTCAACGGGTTCTGCCTGGGCCGCTACCGGTCCGTCGGACCGCAGCACACCCTGTACGTGCCGGGGCCGGTGCTGCGGGAGGGCGACAACGAGCTGCTGCTGTGGGAGTGGGAGGGCGCCCCGGCCCCGGTGGGGGAAGGAACGAGGGCGGGGGCGCCCGGTCTGTATCCCTGCGCGCAGCCGCGCGGGGAAGCGCCGTACTAG
- a CDS encoding helix-turn-helix domain-containing protein: MYHTWMRYFTPSPVHHRLGLVCLGVGLQHGALPTVGPRTLDHHVAVVISAGRGWFTTPDGHRRAVTAPALLWIVPGVTHHYGADPDTGWDESFVDFTGPAAATYTELGYIDPDDPVVPLADTGPARAAVGRIARAARRGNPLLEVETSAGVHELLVALRRARADTDADGDPVLAALARDAFLPLSVAEHAARHGMTPAELRTAVRRGAGCSPKDYLLGIRLGRAKELLVGTELPVAAVARRVGYDDPAYFSRLFTRRVGTAPVRFRDRQVRSVPGGWSTQIPDPDKPPLVSGGGP; this comes from the coding sequence GTGTACCACACCTGGATGCGCTACTTCACCCCGAGCCCGGTCCACCACCGGCTCGGCCTGGTCTGCCTGGGCGTCGGCCTCCAGCACGGCGCGCTGCCCACGGTCGGCCCGCGCACCCTCGACCACCACGTCGCCGTCGTCATCAGCGCCGGCCGCGGCTGGTTCACCACCCCCGACGGCCACCGCCGGGCCGTCACCGCGCCGGCCCTGCTGTGGATCGTCCCCGGGGTGACCCACCACTACGGCGCCGACCCGGACACCGGCTGGGACGAGAGCTTCGTCGACTTCACCGGCCCGGCCGCCGCCACCTACACCGAACTCGGCTACATCGACCCGGACGACCCGGTCGTCCCGCTCGCCGACACCGGCCCCGCCCGCGCCGCGGTCGGCCGCATCGCGCGCGCCGCCCGCCGCGGCAACCCCCTGCTGGAGGTGGAGACCTCCGCCGGCGTCCACGAACTCCTCGTCGCGCTGCGCCGCGCCCGCGCCGACACCGACGCCGACGGCGATCCCGTGCTGGCGGCCCTGGCCCGCGACGCCTTCCTGCCCCTGTCGGTCGCCGAGCACGCCGCCCGGCACGGCATGACCCCGGCCGAACTGCGCACCGCCGTACGCCGCGGTGCCGGCTGCAGCCCCAAGGACTACCTGCTGGGCATCCGCCTGGGCCGGGCCAAGGAACTCCTGGTCGGCACCGAACTCCCGGTCGCCGCGGTGGCCCGCCGGGTCGGCTACGACGACCCGGCCTACTTCAGCCGGCTGTTCACCCGCCGGGTCGGCACCGCCCCGGTCCGCTTCCGGGACCGCCAGGTCCGCAGCGTCCCGGGGGGCTGGTCCACGCAGATCCCGGACCCGGACAAGCCCCCACTGGTCAGCGGGGGCGGCCCGTAG
- the pepN gene encoding aminopeptidase N → MHQLQRDEAQTRARLIDVHHYAVELDLTRGDETFGSRTVIHFTARAGGDTFVELKPAALHTATLDGRPLDPAALDGNRLPLTGLTPGDHELRLDATMRYSRTGEGMHRFTDPVDDETYVYTQLFMEDVQRVFAAFDQPDLKAVFALTVTAPDGWSVLANGLTEHLGGGRWQAAPTPLISTYLVAVAAGPWHSVRTEHAGLPFGLHCRRSLAPHLDADAEELLDLTRRCFDRYHEIFEEPYPFDSYDQAFVPEFNAGAMENPGLVTFRDEFVYRSAVTDTERQTRGMVIAHEMAHMWFGDLVTLQWWDDIWLNESFAEYMGYQVLSEATRFTDTWTDFAVARKGWGYDADQRPSTHPVAPAPADVPDTAAALLNFDGISYAKGASALRQLVTWLGEKDFLTGINTHFTRHKFGNATLADFLDSLAHHTDRDVHAWADAWLRTTGVDTLTPTVTDGPDGWSLTVDRTGSRPHRIAVGLYDRDPAAGHPLVRRERLDVDVPTDGTARTFRGPRPALIVPNDQDLTYAKIRLDPASAQAALRDLSALPDPLTRAVVWNTLRDMVRDGELPPTAYLDAARTHLPHETDLALVQGVLAFARTQIADRYLPTTTLPPRPEQAATPTDRHTALGTLTSLSREILRRTEGPENGTGAGLRLTAVRTFIDSATTPEGIQDWLDDGSVPGGPHLDPELRWRILGRLATLGAAPTAALHTAIDAELARDPSATGREGAARCRAALPDADAKEAAWEALFRTDERTALSNYLFTATATGFWAPEHHDLLRPYVARYFTDVPALAAARGPALAEAAGRHAFPATFVDEETLRLGETCLAESDPTPALRRKLVDQLDDLRRALKVRTAAAGAPPTTR, encoded by the coding sequence ATGCACCAACTGCAGCGCGACGAGGCGCAGACCCGAGCCCGACTCATCGACGTCCACCACTACGCCGTCGAACTCGATCTCACCCGGGGTGACGAGACCTTCGGCTCCCGCACGGTCATCCACTTCACCGCCCGGGCCGGCGGCGACACCTTCGTCGAGCTCAAGCCCGCCGCGCTGCACACCGCCACCCTCGACGGCCGGCCCCTCGACCCCGCGGCACTCGACGGCAACCGCCTCCCGCTCACCGGCCTCACCCCCGGCGACCACGAACTGCGCCTCGACGCCACCATGCGCTACTCCCGCACCGGCGAGGGCATGCACCGCTTCACCGACCCCGTCGACGACGAGACCTACGTCTACACCCAGCTGTTCATGGAGGACGTCCAGCGGGTCTTCGCCGCCTTCGACCAGCCCGACCTCAAAGCCGTCTTCGCGCTGACCGTCACCGCCCCCGACGGCTGGAGCGTCCTCGCCAACGGCCTCACCGAGCACCTCGGCGGCGGCCGCTGGCAGGCCGCCCCCACCCCCCTCATCTCCACCTACCTCGTCGCCGTCGCCGCCGGCCCCTGGCACTCCGTCCGCACCGAACACGCCGGACTGCCCTTCGGCCTGCACTGCCGCCGCTCCCTCGCCCCGCACCTCGACGCCGACGCCGAGGAACTCCTCGACCTCACCCGCCGCTGCTTCGACCGCTACCACGAGATCTTCGAGGAGCCCTACCCCTTCGACTCCTACGACCAGGCGTTCGTCCCCGAGTTCAACGCCGGCGCCATGGAGAACCCCGGCCTGGTCACCTTCCGCGACGAATTCGTCTACCGCTCCGCCGTCACCGACACCGAACGCCAGACCCGCGGCATGGTCATCGCCCACGAAATGGCCCACATGTGGTTCGGCGACCTCGTCACCCTCCAGTGGTGGGACGACATCTGGCTCAACGAGTCCTTCGCCGAATACATGGGCTACCAGGTCCTGTCCGAAGCCACCCGCTTCACCGACACCTGGACCGACTTCGCCGTCGCCCGCAAGGGCTGGGGCTACGACGCCGACCAGCGCCCCTCCACCCACCCCGTCGCCCCCGCCCCCGCCGACGTCCCCGACACCGCCGCGGCGCTCCTCAACTTCGACGGCATCTCCTACGCCAAGGGCGCCTCCGCCCTGCGCCAGCTCGTCACCTGGCTCGGCGAGAAGGACTTCCTCACCGGCATCAACACCCACTTCACCCGCCACAAGTTCGGCAACGCCACCCTCGCCGACTTCCTCGACTCGCTCGCCCACCACACCGACCGCGACGTCCACGCCTGGGCCGACGCCTGGCTGCGCACCACCGGCGTCGACACCCTCACCCCCACCGTCACCGACGGCCCCGACGGCTGGTCCCTCACCGTCGACCGCACCGGCAGCCGCCCCCACCGCATCGCCGTCGGCCTCTACGACCGCGACCCCGCCGCCGGCCACCCCCTCGTCCGGCGCGAACGCCTCGACGTCGACGTCCCCACCGACGGCACCGCCCGCACCTTCCGCGGCCCCCGCCCCGCCCTGATCGTCCCCAACGACCAGGACCTCACCTACGCCAAGATCCGCCTCGACCCCGCCTCCGCACAGGCCGCCCTGCGCGACCTGTCCGCCCTGCCCGACCCGCTCACCCGCGCCGTGGTGTGGAACACCCTGCGCGACATGGTCCGCGACGGCGAACTGCCGCCCACCGCCTACCTCGACGCCGCCCGCACCCACCTCCCGCACGAGACCGACCTCGCCCTCGTCCAGGGCGTCCTCGCCTTCGCCCGCACCCAGATCGCCGACCGCTACCTCCCCACCACCACGCTCCCGCCCCGACCGGAGCAGGCCGCCACCCCCACCGACCGCCACACCGCCCTCGGCACCCTCACCTCCCTCAGCCGGGAGATACTCCGCCGCACCGAAGGCCCCGAGAACGGCACCGGCGCCGGACTGCGGCTCACCGCCGTACGCACCTTCATCGACAGCGCCACCACCCCCGAAGGCATCCAGGACTGGCTCGACGACGGCAGCGTCCCCGGCGGCCCGCACCTCGACCCCGAACTGCGCTGGCGCATCCTCGGCCGGCTCGCCACCCTCGGCGCCGCCCCCACCGCCGCACTCCACACGGCCATCGACGCCGAACTCGCCCGCGACCCCAGCGCCACCGGCCGCGAAGGCGCCGCCCGCTGCCGCGCCGCCCTCCCCGACGCCGACGCCAAGGAAGCCGCCTGGGAGGCCCTCTTCCGCACCGACGAACGAACCGCCCTGTCCAACTACCTCTTCACCGCCACCGCCACCGGCTTCTGGGCACCCGAACACCACGACCTGCTGCGGCCCTACGTCGCCCGCTACTTCACCGACGTCCCCGCCCTCGCCGCCGCCCGCGGCCCCGCCCTCGCCGAGGCCGCCGGCCGCCACGCCTTCCCCGCCACCTTCGTCGACGAGGAAACCCTCCGCCTCGGCGAGACCTGCCTCGCCGAGAGCGACCCCACCCCCGCCCTGCGCCGCAAGCTCGTCGACCAACTCGACGACCTGCGGCGGGCCCTGAAGGTACGCACCGCGGCCGCCGGCGCACCTCCGACCACCCGGTGA
- a CDS encoding pyridoxal phosphate-dependent decarboxylase family protein — MSAPPAGTALAGGTNGPRALRPLLDTVLDALTTGAEDRAGPLPPGGPDAVTRTVHDACHPLLPEHGTGPHAALRTLVHTLAAGSADPADPHCAAHLHCPPLALATAADLAAGALNPSMDSWDQAPAASALETLTSRALAALVYPRAAAPDALVTTGGTESNQLGILLAREAATAHRPTAGPLQIVCGANAHHSLHRSAWLLGLPEPLTLPTPDGILTPDTVHTCLANLTGHPGPASPVLLTATAGTTDSGAIDPLPALADVAAHHGARFHIDAAYGGPLLFSDTHRTALNGLDRAHTVALDLHKLGWQPVAAGLLAVPDPATLTPLAHQADYLNADDDTEAGLPDLLSRSLRTTRRPDILKIAVTLKALGRRGLGDLIDRTLAAAQTLADLIDAHPRYELHSRPALSTVLFRPTGADDTTLATIRRTLLTDGRAVLGRATTPTGLWLKATLLNPHTQPGDLTTLLKLVEGHIPR; from the coding sequence ATGTCTGCGCCCCCTGCCGGCACCGCCCTCGCAGGCGGCACCAACGGCCCCCGCGCACTGCGCCCCCTCCTCGACACCGTCCTCGACGCCCTCACCACCGGCGCCGAGGACCGCGCCGGCCCCCTCCCGCCCGGCGGCCCCGACGCCGTCACCCGCACCGTGCACGACGCCTGCCACCCCCTGCTCCCCGAGCACGGCACCGGCCCGCACGCCGCGCTGCGCACCCTCGTCCACACCCTCGCCGCCGGCTCCGCCGACCCCGCCGACCCGCACTGCGCCGCCCACCTGCACTGCCCGCCACTGGCCCTGGCCACCGCCGCCGACCTCGCCGCCGGCGCCCTCAACCCCTCCATGGACTCCTGGGACCAGGCCCCCGCCGCCTCCGCCCTCGAAACCCTCACCAGCCGCGCCCTCGCCGCGCTCGTCTACCCCCGGGCCGCCGCCCCCGACGCCCTCGTCACCACCGGCGGCACCGAATCCAACCAACTCGGCATCCTCCTCGCCCGCGAGGCCGCCACCGCCCACCGCCCCACGGCCGGCCCCCTCCAGATCGTCTGCGGCGCCAACGCCCACCACTCCCTCCACCGCTCCGCCTGGCTCCTCGGCCTCCCCGAACCCCTCACCCTCCCCACCCCCGACGGCATCCTCACCCCCGACACCGTCCACACCTGCCTGGCCAACCTCACCGGCCACCCCGGACCCGCAAGCCCGGTCCTGCTCACCGCCACCGCAGGCACCACCGACTCCGGCGCCATCGACCCACTGCCCGCCCTCGCCGACGTCGCCGCCCACCACGGCGCCCGCTTCCACATCGACGCCGCCTACGGCGGCCCCCTCCTCTTCAGCGACACCCACCGCACCGCCCTCAACGGCCTCGACCGCGCCCACACCGTCGCCCTCGACCTGCACAAACTCGGCTGGCAACCGGTCGCCGCCGGCCTCCTCGCGGTACCCGACCCCGCGACCCTCACCCCCCTCGCCCACCAGGCCGACTACCTCAACGCCGACGACGACACCGAAGCCGGCCTCCCCGACCTCCTCAGCCGCTCACTGCGCACCACCCGCCGCCCCGACATCCTCAAAATCGCCGTCACCCTCAAAGCCCTCGGCCGCCGCGGCCTCGGCGACCTCATCGACCGCACCCTCGCCGCCGCCCAGACCCTCGCCGACCTCATCGACGCCCACCCCCGCTACGAACTCCACTCCCGCCCCGCCCTCAGCACCGTCCTCTTCCGGCCCACCGGCGCCGACGACACCACCCTCGCCACCATCCGCCGCACCCTCCTCACCGACGGCCGAGCCGTCCTCGGCCGCGCCACCACCCCCACCGGCCTCTGGCTCAAAGCCACCCTCCTCAACCCCCACACCCAACCCGGAGACCTCACCACCCTCCTCAAACTCGTGGAAGGCCACATCCCCCGATGA